Proteins from one Chitinophaga oryzae genomic window:
- a CDS encoding TlpA disulfide reductase family protein yields MKNILILAAMSLPLASQAQKGTFTIEGNIGRLNSPAMAYIDYMCDGAGKEDSAVVTNGRFTFKGLSTGHSYARMALSHDGSGKQKAVYTGDVIYFYFGKEEIKITSADSLANATIAGSKVYNEFMAYNKAIGGSIMDLNKWANGQVNAASPEQRQDTAFLGRINTEYRKRITNRANAQIEYAIKHPNSYFGMVALSEGTGTPVDVKRIEPVFNSMHKSLRESDMGIELKQRILAAKTIHVGAPAPRFTQTDVNGQPLRLDDIKGKFVLVEFWASWCGPCRAENPNLTQQYAKYKSQGFEVIAISLDDHKDKWLEAIAKDKLPWIHVSDLKGWNNEVGRQYGIRAVPANFLLDENKHIIALNLRGEELNKKLTELFGN; encoded by the coding sequence ATGAAAAACATTTTAATACTGGCAGCCATGAGCTTGCCATTAGCCAGCCAGGCACAAAAAGGCACATTCACCATCGAGGGGAACATCGGCAGGCTGAATAGCCCCGCTATGGCATATATCGATTATATGTGCGATGGTGCAGGAAAAGAAGACAGCGCCGTTGTCACCAATGGCAGATTCACCTTTAAAGGCCTCAGCACCGGTCATTCCTATGCGCGCATGGCGCTGAGTCATGATGGCAGCGGGAAACAGAAGGCTGTTTATACCGGCGACGTGATATACTTCTATTTTGGGAAAGAGGAAATTAAGATCACTTCCGCCGATTCCCTGGCGAATGCTACGATCGCAGGTTCTAAGGTATACAATGAATTCATGGCTTACAACAAAGCTATTGGCGGCAGCATTATGGACCTGAACAAGTGGGCAAACGGGCAGGTAAACGCAGCATCCCCTGAACAAAGGCAAGACACCGCATTCCTTGGCCGTATTAACACAGAATACCGCAAGCGTATAACAAACCGCGCGAACGCACAAATTGAATATGCCATAAAACACCCCAACTCCTACTTCGGTATGGTGGCCCTATCGGAAGGTACCGGTACACCTGTGGACGTAAAAAGAATAGAGCCCGTCTTTAACAGTATGCATAAAAGTCTGCGTGAAAGCGATATGGGCATAGAGTTAAAACAACGTATTCTCGCAGCTAAAACTATCCATGTCGGCGCGCCGGCTCCCAGGTTCACCCAGACAGACGTCAACGGTCAACCCTTGCGGCTGGATGATATCAAAGGCAAATTCGTATTAGTGGAGTTCTGGGCCAGCTGGTGCGGGCCTTGCCGCGCAGAGAACCCCAATCTCACTCAACAGTATGCAAAATATAAAAGCCAGGGATTTGAGGTAATTGCAATATCCCTTGACGACCACAAAGACAAATGGCTGGAGGCGATAGCAAAAGACAAACTTCCATGGATACATGTATCAGACCTGAAAGGATGGAATAATGAAGTGGGGCGGCAATACGGCATCCGCGCCGTTCCTGCAAACTTCCTGCTGGACGAAAACAAACACATTATTGCGTTAAATCTCCGCGGAGAAGAGCTGAATAAAAAACTGACGGAACTATTCGGCAACTGA
- a CDS encoding PKD-like family lipoprotein — protein MRKGLIVFCLLAGVIASCKKDLGNYKYHVPAAPQLAGITDSTVNAIVGDSLVISPAVTLEDGNPAKDLVFDWDISVAEEARSDHYTGYPLRIVYNLKPMVRNAKITVTDQRNGIKYFYKFKINGGTRFSKGTAVLSTDKGITRLSFIRPDSTVNPDLYHTLHNEDLPANPVQLFAKPLVYQENSVEDYWVICKDPAKQSVIIDGSTMLRKRYFGEQFFKPPVPMETQAFNGAQGIPTGIINGKLYLSITSTAPYAPDFGKFSSMQTGNYYLAPYYSRYNFFFGFDTIRHGFVTFDGGGNFMGSDYQVAGSAFNPANLGPGELLYMQVIPSVSYAYYKSADGNVYEYTFTVQMSNYDLRTIIPSRKRVFKGSALLTPDSRWQRSSVDVFYFTSNDRIYRYNPVNEDLRPLDANFNGKKVTMLKLSTDGNVLTAGIEGSVVRLDVSVGKNGNIAGRVNGIPGAPVDIISRN, from the coding sequence ATGCGCAAAGGATTAATTGTTTTTTGTCTATTAGCCGGCGTCATTGCTTCCTGCAAAAAAGACCTGGGTAACTATAAATATCACGTACCGGCAGCGCCGCAACTTGCCGGTATTACAGACAGCACGGTAAATGCGATCGTCGGGGACTCCCTTGTTATCAGTCCGGCAGTGACCCTCGAAGACGGCAACCCCGCAAAAGACCTGGTATTCGACTGGGATATCAGTGTTGCCGAAGAAGCCAGATCGGACCACTATACAGGCTACCCTTTGAGGATCGTATATAACCTGAAACCAATGGTGCGTAACGCGAAGATCACCGTAACGGATCAACGTAACGGAATTAAATATTTCTATAAATTCAAGATCAACGGCGGCACCCGGTTCTCTAAGGGCACAGCGGTACTCAGTACAGATAAGGGAATTACCCGCCTGTCATTTATACGCCCGGATAGTACAGTGAACCCGGACCTGTATCACACCTTACACAATGAGGACCTGCCGGCCAATCCTGTTCAGCTGTTTGCAAAACCATTGGTTTACCAGGAGAATAGTGTGGAAGACTATTGGGTCATCTGTAAAGACCCTGCCAAACAAAGCGTCATCATTGACGGCAGTACCATGTTACGTAAACGTTACTTCGGAGAACAATTTTTCAAGCCACCTGTTCCGATGGAAACGCAGGCATTCAACGGTGCCCAGGGGATCCCGACCGGTATCATCAACGGTAAACTGTATCTCAGCATCACCTCCACCGCGCCCTATGCGCCGGATTTCGGGAAATTCTCCAGCATGCAAACAGGCAACTATTATCTGGCCCCATACTACAGCCGGTATAATTTCTTTTTTGGATTTGACACTATACGCCATGGCTTCGTCACCTTCGATGGTGGCGGCAACTTTATGGGAAGTGATTATCAGGTAGCCGGAAGCGCCTTCAACCCCGCCAACCTGGGGCCCGGTGAGCTGCTTTACATGCAGGTCATCCCCAGCGTTTCCTACGCCTACTATAAATCTGCGGACGGCAACGTATACGAGTATACGTTTACAGTACAAATGAGCAACTATGACCTGCGCACGATCATTCCTTCCCGGAAACGTGTATTTAAGGGATCGGCATTGCTAACGCCCGACAGTCGCTGGCAACGGTCTTCCGTGGATGTCTTTTATTTTACCTCAAATGACAGGATCTACCGATACAACCCCGTTAATGAAGACCTGCGCCCGCTGGACGCCAATTTCAACGGAAAGAAAGTAACTATGCTGAAGCTGAGCACTGATGGCAACGTACTTACCGCCGGAATTGAGGGCAGCGTCGTTCGGCTGGACGTAAGCGTCGGTAAGAACGGAAATATCGCCGGCCGGGTAAACGGCATCCCCGGCGCCCCGGTTGATATTATTTCAAGAAACTAA
- a CDS encoding DUF4843 domain-containing protein — protein MKRYLIITMLVSLLFSCKKDDIEPYSLTKDNIYLNYANTDSLVYSFAYHPELAKDTIWVPVIISGKITHQDRRFELTVVDSATTAVSGRHYEQLKPFYKMPAGSGTVKIPVVLLNTDTALANKSVNLTIRVSGGEDFASGLPEKIRTKRILYSNRLEEPAWWSSWAGNLGKYSRVKHQLFLISSGTTDLVIANSYPEWYLEIPRTLYYIANTSYLLKYPFQWVSEHPEAGYILEKRNDNTGDYDFFSPSAPTRRFLLKYYASVNKYVFIDENGDQILF, from the coding sequence ATGAAAAGATATTTGATCATTACAATGCTCGTCAGCCTGCTATTCAGTTGTAAAAAGGATGATATTGAACCGTATAGCCTGACAAAAGATAACATCTACCTGAATTATGCCAATACGGACAGCCTTGTCTACTCATTTGCATATCATCCTGAACTGGCAAAAGATACCATTTGGGTACCCGTTATCATATCTGGCAAAATAACCCATCAGGACAGGCGTTTCGAACTGACCGTCGTAGATAGCGCAACTACCGCTGTATCCGGCAGGCATTATGAGCAGTTAAAGCCTTTTTATAAGATGCCCGCGGGCTCGGGCACCGTTAAAATACCGGTAGTGTTGCTGAACACAGATACCGCACTGGCAAACAAGTCCGTAAACCTGACTATCCGGGTTTCCGGTGGCGAGGATTTTGCCTCCGGCCTGCCTGAGAAAATACGCACCAAACGCATACTGTATTCCAACAGGCTGGAAGAACCGGCATGGTGGTCATCCTGGGCGGGGAACCTCGGGAAGTACTCCCGGGTAAAACATCAGCTGTTCCTGATCAGCAGCGGCACCACCGATCTCGTGATTGCCAACTCCTATCCCGAATGGTACCTGGAAATCCCGAGAACGCTATATTATATCGCCAATACCAGCTATCTCCTGAAATACCCATTCCAGTGGGTAAGCGAGCATCCTGAGGCAGGGTATATACTGGAGAAAAGAAATGACAATACCGGAGACTACGACTTCTTCAGTCCCAGCGCTCCCACCAGGCGCTTTCTGCTGAAGTACTACGCATCGGTCAACAAGTATGTGTTTATTGACGAAAACGGGGACCAGATCCTCTTTTAA